A window of the Helianthus annuus cultivar XRQ/B chromosome 4, HanXRQr2.0-SUNRISE, whole genome shotgun sequence genome harbors these coding sequences:
- the LOC110933958 gene encoding leucine-rich repeat extensin-like protein 2, with protein sequence MDMDSDPDPAMPPTGTLTHPISISSGSSFAGSPYQGPDSWAERWNSYKWEYTLSFHNSPPHPPMEEPHFQAVTPPPLPVEEPPQQPPQPPPEPPRQRRNARMSVRGGPRFSSPQASSTYPPIPKDPQMGGPSHVVPEIDPPPVTFAPPPPPMGYENPIPTYPGSSGFNPFVYQAPTGYEYQAPAHDPYLEASHFNALYPSPFPPAYPTGYPVQEYRYASYQQQPQPPPQQPQTQ encoded by the coding sequence ATGGATATGGATAGTGATCCAGATCCAGCAATGCCACCGACTGGGACACTTACGCATCCCATAAGCatttcaagtggttcatcttTTGCAGGATCGCCATACCAAGGCCCCGATTCATGGGCCGAAAGGTGGAACAGCTACAAGTGGGAATACACCCTTTCTTTTCATAACTCTCCACCACATCCTCCAATGGAGGAACCACACTTTCAGGCGGTAACTCCACCACCATTGCCAGTTGAGGAACCACCTCAgcaaccaccacaaccacctcctGAGCCACCAAGGCAGAGGaggaacgcacggatgtccgtgcgagggggaccGAGATTCAGTTCCCCACAAGCTTCAAGTACTTACCCTCCAATCCCCAAAgatccacaaatgggtggaccttctcACGTGGTGCCGGAAATTGATCCCCCGCCAGTTACCTttgcaccaccgccaccgccaatGGGTTATGAAAACCCAATACCTACTTACCCAGGTTCGTCTGGGTTTAACCCATTTGTGTATCAAGCTCCTACTGGTTATGAATATCAAGCTCCTGCCCATGATCCATATCTTGAGGCATCTCACTTTAATGCTCTTTATCCCTCACCGTTTCCACCAGCATACCCAACTGGGTATCCCGTACAAGAGTATCGATACGCTTCTTATCAGCAGCAACCTCAACCTCCACCTCAACAACCGCAAACGCAATAA